The following proteins are co-located in the Macrobrachium rosenbergii isolate ZJJX-2024 chromosome 28, ASM4041242v1, whole genome shotgun sequence genome:
- the LOC136854213 gene encoding probable G-protein coupled receptor No18, translating to MNGSDLAGRLETDLSGVALNATGVPFAFGNLSLLAPSVSSGWEGVTLATLQVGVLVVGVLGNVSVAASVWRRGSSQQQQLAAHRHALLLSLALADLLVTLLCLPAATTNLLSINWTAPGIFCSLLSAAQSTAHAASTLSLSLLALDRYLAVRRPKMAPKVSAVTVHLLVILWVLAVLMALPRGLMSTLRAPGPVCGEVWHSRLLRILYYTAVAMLVHLLPCGAVIVCHAAVATSLRRRGVDDTKMNLRPRQVIIMAKDCSVGGPNNHKIVAASSSGVDSANEEEEERAVFDLHGAQVPQLPRDAGRGRGPQPPPRPAAAIKPARNIHTIIRAHRRMRVRGPPNAASIFTSYRGHSVETRRRLARLLMILGIVFASCWLPYIFALMVWAWWECPATQHAMQVTLVLGHAHSAINPVVYWLMNRAFLTSLHRLVSTQLRFPEGFSCGGCTRPDCLTRPPAPPWAGNSSTNEDNLGAFHPKYLNPHALRPQASRCTSHYFH from the exons ATGAATGGCTCAGATCTGGCGGGTCGGCTTGAGACTGACTTGAGTGGAGTTGCCCTCAATGCCACTGGAGTGCCCTTCGCGTTCGGGAACCTTAGTCTATTGGCACCTTCG gTTAGTTCTGGCTGGGAAGGCGTGACCCTGGCCACGCTGCAGGTGGGCGTCCTCGTGGTGGGCGTGCTGGGCAACGTGTCAGTCGCAGCGTCGGTGTGGCGCCGAGGCTCGAGTCAGCAGCAACAGCTGGCCGCCCACCGCCACGCCCTCCTGCTCTCCCTGGCTCTAGCCGACCTCCTCGTCACTCTGCTGTGTCTGCCAGCTGCCACGACTAACCTGCTCTCCATCAACTGGACTGCTCCGGGCATCTTCTGCTCCCTGCTGTCGGCCGCTCAGAGCACGGCTCACGCagcctccactctctctctctccctcctggcGCTGGACCGGTACCTGGCGGTGCGAAGGCCCAAGATGGCGCCGAAAGTCTCGGCCGTGACGGTGCATTTGCTAGTCATACTGTGGGTACTCGCGGTGCTGATGGCGCTGCCGCGGGGCCTCATGTCCACGCTGAGGGCTCCTGGACCCGTGTGTGGGGAGGTGTGGCACTCTCGCCTCCTCCGCATCCTTTACTACACTGCCGTTGCCATGTTGGTGCATCTGTTGCCTTGCGGAGCCGTCATCGTTTGCCACGCGGCTGTTGCCACCTCTCTCAGACGTCGTGGAGTCGACGACACCAAGATGAACCTTCGGCCGCGTCAGGTGATAATCATGGCGAAGGACTGCAGTGTGGGAGGGCCAAACAACCACAAGATCGTGGCGGCCTCCTCCAGCGGCGTCGATTCCGCcaacgaagaggaggaggagagggccGTCTTCGACTTGCATGGCGCCCAGGTCCCTCAGCTCCCGAGAGATGCCGGTCGAGGTCGAGGTCCCCAGCCGCCCCCTCGCCCTGCGGCTGCGATAAAACCAGCCAGGAACATTCACACTATCATCCGCGCCCATCGGCGGATGCGAGTGCGGGGTCCCCCGAACGCCGCCTCCATATTCACCTCGTACAGGGGTCATTCTGTTGAAACTCGCAGAAGGCTGGCGCGCCTTCTCATGATCTTGGGAATAGTGTTCGCCAGCTGCTGGTTGCCTTACATCTTTGCGTTAATGGTGTGGGCGTGGTGGGAGTGCCCGGCTACCCAGCACGCCATGCAGGTGACTCTGGTTCTCGGGCACGCCCACTCGGCTATCAACCCAGTGGTGTACTGGTTGATGAACCGCGCCTTCCTTACTTCCCTCCATCGCCTCGTGTCTACTCAGCTGCGCTTTCCCGAAGGATTTTCCTGCGGTGGATGCACACGCCCAGATTGCCTCACGCGCCCTCCCGCACCCCCATGGGCTGGGAACTCCTCCACCAACGAGGACAACCTCGGAGCCTTCCACCCGAAATACCTCAATCCGCATGCCCTCCGACCTCAGGCTTCGCGCTGCACCTCCCACTACTTCCACTGA